The genomic window TGCTCGTTCTGGCTAGTGTCGGCGCTCGCCGAGATCGGGGAGCTGGACCGGGCGCGGCAGCTCTGCGGCAAGCTGCTGTCGTTCGCGAGCCCGCTGGGGTTGTACGCGGAGGAACTCGACCCGTACTCGGGCAAGCACCTCGGCAACTTCCCCCAGGCGTTCACGCACCTCGCGCTGATCAACGCGGTGATGCACGTGATCCGCGCAGAACACGGCACTCCCTGAGGGCGGCCCGCCCAGAACGATGCTCCCGAGCGGGCGCGACCACTTGAGTATGCAGTTATACGCGGCGTGGCCGCGCCGGATCGGCAGCGCCGCCCTGGGCGGGCTCCAGGTTCGTAGTCAGGGGACAACACTGCGCGCGCCTGGCGGCGCTTCAACGGCAACTGCATCATGCGGACGCGGGGCAGCGCGCCGCCGCAGCCGGGGGGCGGCGCTGGCCGGCGCCGTCCGCCCGGCCCGCTGACAGTCGCGCGCCAACGCATTTTCGGGAACACCACCTCACGCCGGGCCCCGCGGACACGCTTTTTCGGGAACACCCCCCACCCGCGGCCCTCCACCCCGGAGCTTCCGAAACCACCTCGCGCGGCCCGCACACATGGACTTTCGGGAAGAGCACCTCACGCTGGTCCCGGCGCACACGCTTTTTCGGGGAGATCACCCCAGCCGCGGCCCGCGCACACGCTTTTTCGGGAAGACCACCCCAGCCGCGGCCCGCGCACACGCTTTTTCGGGAAGAGCACCTCACGCTGGGCCTGGCGCACACGCTCTTTCGGGAAGACCATGTCGCCCGGCCCGTGCACGTGGATGTTCGGGAAGAGCACCTCACGCTGGGCCTGGCGCACACGCTCTTTCGGGAAGACCATGTCGCCCGGCCCGCGCACGCGGATTTTCGGGAAGCCCACCTCACTCGGGGGCTCGCGTCCGCGGACTTTCGGGAAGAGCACCTCACGCTGGGCCCCGCGCACGCGGATTTTCGGGAACGCCACCTCGACTGGGCCCGCGCAGGCGGATTTTCGGGAAAACCACCGCCCGTGGGTCTCGCGGATGGGTTCTCCCGCGGGTTGCTGGCAGCGCGGACGAGACGTGCCTTCGCGAAGCACGCACCAGCGCTCGGCCACGGCGCGGAGTGCGGTGACGTTTCTGGTGGTCCGTATCCGAGTAGCTGACGCCTGTCCATGGTTGTCGCCCCTTCCGGGTGGCGCGCACAGTCGTTGTCGCGGATTCCGCGCTATGGCACGGAGAACGCCACATCCACGTCGCCGGGCACCCGGAGGGCGCGACATCCATGGGGTCGGGCACCCGGGAGGCGCGACAACCATGTGGTTGGGACCCGGGAAGGGCGACATCCACATTGCGAGGCACCCCGGGATGGCGACATCCATGCCGCCGGGCACCTGGAAAGCGCGACATTCATGTGGTCGGGCACCCGGAGGGCGCGACATTCATGTGGTCGGGCACCCGGAGGGCGCGACATCCATGGCGCCGGAGGCCCGGGAAGCGCGACATTCATGTGGTCGGCGCACCCGGAGAGCGCGACAACCATTTCGTCGGGTGCCGGCGAGGGCCGGGCCTTCCGTCGGTTATGCCTTGATGCCGCGGAGGATGAGGTCGGGAGCGGCGGCTAGCCAGCGGGTGCGGACCTTTTCGGGGTCGCGGGAGTCGAACGCGTCGATCGCGGCGGCGAGGATCATGCCGTTGATCGAGCGGGCGGTGACCCCGACGTCGAGGTCGGCGCGGAGGAAGCCTTTCGCGACGCCGTTGGCCAGATAGGCCTGGGTGACGCCGCCGAACGTGTTCAGCCCCGCCGTCAGCGCTCGGGTGAAATCCCGATCGACCCCCAGCGCCTCGGCGAAGAAGAAGCGGCCGAGCGCCGGCTCCTCGGTGAACACCGCGAACAGCTTCTCGGCGACCCGCGCGAACTGCGCCCGGCACTCGTCCAGCGTGTCGGCGGCGGCCGCGTTCTCGTCGCGGATCGTGTCGTTGAGCCGCTCCAGCACATGGACGAGCACGTGGCTGACGATGTCTCGCTTGTTCCGGAAGTAGCGGTAGAACGTTCCGTGCCCGATGTTCAGGACGGCGGCGATATCGGCGATGCCGGTGGCGTGGTAACCGCGCTCGGCGAAGATCTCCAGCGCTGCCCCGACGATCTCGTCACGACGCCGTTGGGCAATGGCACCCTGCGCGGCCTCACGGTGTGGCATCGTCTACTCCCATGCGGAATGACACGTCATTCAGCTTAGCGACGAGGCCTCGGCGGAGTCCGGGCGGGTCGCGGCTGCCGCTCGGGGTGCGCACCGCGCTGGGGCTGGCCTGGCCCGGACCGGACCCGCGAGCGCTGCGCGCGGCGGTGGCCGGTCGGACCGTGCTGGTCACCGGGGCTTCGTCGGGGATCGGGGAGGCCACCGCCCGGCAGGTGGCCGCCGCCGGGGGCACCGTGCTGCTGGTCGCGCGCACCGCGGAGCGGCTCGCGGCGGTCCGGGCCGAGATCGAGGCGGTCGGCGGCGCAGCGTTCGACCATCCCGCCGATCTGTCCGACCCGGACGCGATCGAGGCCCTGGTCGACGAGATCCTCGCGCGCCACGGCGGCGTGGACGTCGTGGTGAACAACGCCGGGCGGTCGATCCGCCGCCCGGTCGACGCCGCCTACCAGCGTTTCCACGACTACACCCGGACGATCGACGTCAACTATCTGGGGCCGGTGCGGCTGCTGCTCGGGCTGCTGCCCGGGATGCGCGCGCGGGGACGCGGCCACCTGGTGAACATCTCGACGGTCGGCGTCGACCTGCCGCCGCCGCAGTGGACGGCGTACCTGGCGTCCAAATCGGCGTTCGAAGCGTGGGTCCGGGCCGCCGCGCCGGAGCTGCGGGCCGACGGCGTCCGGACGACCTCGATCCACTTTCCGCTGGTGCACACCGCGATGAGCGCGCCGACCGCGGAGTTC from Cryptosporangium minutisporangium includes these protein-coding regions:
- a CDS encoding TetR/AcrR family transcriptional regulator, with product MPHREAAQGAIAQRRRDEIVGAALEIFAERGYHATGIADIAAVLNIGHGTFYRYFRNKRDIVSHVLVHVLERLNDTIRDENAAAADTLDECRAQFARVAEKLFAVFTEEPALGRFFFAEALGVDRDFTRALTAGLNTFGGVTQAYLANGVAKGFLRADLDVGVTARSINGMILAAAIDAFDSRDPEKVRTRWLAAAPDLILRGIKA
- a CDS encoding SDR family NAD(P)-dependent oxidoreductase, giving the protein MRTALGLAWPGPDPRALRAAVAGRTVLVTGASSGIGEATARQVAAAGGTVLLVARTAERLAAVRAEIEAVGGAAFDHPADLSDPDAIEALVDEILARHGGVDVVVNNAGRSIRRPVDAAYQRFHDYTRTIDVNYLGPVRLLLGLLPGMRARGRGHLVNISTVGVDLPPPQWTAYLASKSAFEAWVRAAAPELRADGVRTTSIHFPLVHTAMSAPTAEFSRLPGMSADEAGAVVCRALAYRPRLVSPWWARVGGLIGDALPAPLDAALTRYHRTTRSAATAHDAATAGDEAATAGDEAATAADEAGAAR